One part of the Methylobacterium mesophilicum SR1.6/6 genome encodes these proteins:
- a CDS encoding Spy/CpxP family protein refolding chaperone, with translation MSRPLRAAILVAGALGLGLAGAAVAHDHGPEGLRGHGRWSALSPEDRAAFTDARIAALHAGLKLNADQEKLWPPVESAIRDMAKLREQRREAMRDRPRFGDDAPAALRAMADAATARGEALRKLADASQPLYASLDQDQKRRAMILARPMGRMGGHGMRGGWRHGPGDDHGPDDGR, from the coding sequence ATGTCCCGACCTTTGAGAGCGGCCATCCTCGTCGCCGGTGCCCTCGGCCTGGGGCTGGCGGGCGCGGCTGTCGCGCACGATCACGGACCCGAGGGCCTTCGCGGGCACGGCCGCTGGAGCGCGTTGAGCCCCGAGGATCGTGCGGCCTTCACGGATGCCCGCATCGCCGCCCTCCATGCCGGCTTGAAGCTCAACGCCGACCAGGAGAAGCTGTGGCCGCCGGTGGAGTCGGCGATCCGCGACATGGCCAAGCTGCGCGAGCAGCGCCGCGAGGCGATGCGTGACCGGCCCAGGTTCGGCGACGACGCCCCCGCGGCCCTGCGGGCGATGGCGGACGCCGCGACCGCCCGCGGCGAGGCCCTTCGCAAGCTGGCCGACGCCTCGCAGCCGCTCTACGCCAGCCTGGACCAGGACCAGAAGCGGCGCGCCATGATCCTCGCCCGCCCGATGGGGCGAATGGGCGGACACGGCATGCGGGGCGGCTGGCGCCATGGCCCCGGCGACGACCACGGTCCGGACGACGGTCGCTGA
- a CDS encoding ABC transporter ATP-binding protein produces the protein MARLPGDTAPLLARLWRTWLYPHRATLAVVLVLIALVGASTGLYPALIKAAFDAFDRKDAAAIAYGPLVVIVVTATRGFALYGQTVLTNRVVTRVEADMQAALYGHLIESDLAQLGRESPAALTQRFTTDFAFIKEALTRISTVLLRDIAMLIGLVAALIWMDPVLTLVASVTVPFVAGPIGRIGKKLRRVSTSTQEQMGATASLISESLQGARVAKTYAMEAYLKGRAAQSLDEVRRLKMKAANARGRLDPLLEIGGGIAVAGVLVLVGQRVLAGEKTVGDFTGYVAALLLAAQPARALGNLNAILQEAAAALRRYFDVMDEAPAIRETAEARTLSVTAGAIRFAGVRFRYRPDAPALEGIDLVVPAASVTALVGRSGSGKSSLLNLVPRLYDVIEGAVTIDGQDVRAVTLASLRASVAVVSQDVVLFDDTIAANIGFGRPGAPRGEIEAAARAAAAHGFITALPEGYDFRVGPGGGRLSGGERQRVALARAFLKDAPILLLDEATSALDSESERLVQEALTRLMRGRTTLVIAHRLSTVRDADQIAVMEAGRVIETGRHDALMAADGAYRRLHRLQLSDPAGPG, from the coding sequence ATGGCGCGCCTTCCCGGCGACACGGCCCCCCTTCTCGCCCGGCTCTGGCGCACGTGGCTGTATCCGCACCGGGCAACCCTGGCCGTGGTGCTGGTGCTGATCGCGCTGGTGGGCGCCTCGACCGGACTCTACCCGGCGCTGATCAAGGCCGCGTTCGACGCGTTCGACCGCAAGGATGCGGCGGCGATCGCCTACGGGCCGCTGGTGGTGATCGTGGTCACGGCTACGCGGGGCTTCGCCCTCTACGGCCAGACGGTGCTGACCAACCGAGTGGTCACCCGGGTCGAGGCCGACATGCAGGCGGCCCTCTACGGGCACCTGATCGAGTCCGACCTCGCGCAGCTCGGCCGCGAGAGCCCGGCGGCGCTGACCCAGCGCTTCACCACCGACTTCGCCTTCATCAAGGAGGCGCTGACCCGCATCTCGACGGTCCTGCTGCGCGACATCGCCATGCTGATCGGCCTCGTGGCGGCGCTGATCTGGATGGATCCGGTGCTGACCCTGGTAGCCAGTGTCACGGTGCCATTCGTGGCGGGGCCGATCGGGCGGATCGGCAAGAAGCTGCGGCGGGTCTCGACGTCGACGCAGGAGCAGATGGGCGCCACAGCCAGCCTGATTTCCGAGAGCCTGCAGGGGGCCAGGGTCGCCAAGACCTATGCCATGGAGGCCTACCTGAAGGGCCGGGCCGCCCAGTCGCTCGACGAGGTGCGGCGCCTGAAGATGAAGGCCGCCAACGCCCGCGGGCGCCTCGATCCGCTCCTTGAGATCGGCGGCGGCATCGCGGTGGCGGGCGTGCTCGTGCTGGTCGGACAGCGGGTCCTGGCCGGGGAAAAGACAGTCGGCGACTTCACCGGCTACGTGGCGGCGCTGCTGCTCGCCGCTCAGCCGGCCCGGGCCCTCGGGAATCTCAACGCCATCCTGCAGGAGGCCGCCGCCGCGCTGCGGCGCTACTTCGACGTGATGGACGAGGCCCCCGCCATCCGCGAGACGGCGGAGGCACGGACGCTCTCGGTGACCGCCGGCGCGATCCGTTTCGCGGGAGTCCGTTTCCGCTACCGGCCCGACGCGCCGGCCCTGGAAGGGATCGACCTCGTCGTCCCGGCGGCCTCGGTCACCGCGCTCGTCGGGCGCTCGGGATCGGGAAAGTCCTCGTTGCTCAATCTTGTCCCGCGGCTTTACGACGTGATCGAGGGGGCCGTGACCATCGACGGCCAGGACGTCCGTGCCGTGACCCTGGCATCGCTGCGGGCGTCGGTCGCGGTCGTCTCGCAGGACGTGGTGCTGTTCGACGACACGATCGCCGCCAATATCGGGTTCGGACGGCCCGGCGCCCCCCGGGGGGAGATCGAGGCGGCGGCTCGGGCTGCCGCGGCCCACGGCTTCATCACGGCTCTGCCGGAGGGCTACGACTTCCGGGTCGGCCCGGGTGGCGGACGGCTTTCTGGCGGCGAGCGGCAGCGGGTGGCGCTGGCCCGCGCCTTCCTGAAGGACGCACCGATCCTGCTCCTCGACGAGGCGACCTCGGCCCTCGACTCCGAATCGGAGCGCCTCGTGCAGGAGGCGCTGACCCGGCTGATGCGCGGCCGCACGACCCTGGTGATCGCCCATCGGCTCTCCACCGTGCGCGACGCCGATCAGATCGCCGTGATGGAAGCCGGCCGGGTGATCGAGACCGGGCGCCACGACGCTTTGATGGCGGCCGACGGCGCCTACAGGCGCCTGCACCGATTGCAGCTGTCGGACCCCGCCGGTCCGGGGTGA
- a CDS encoding branched-chain amino acid aminotransferase, whose translation MSDLTFEIQSHPAPRTADERAALMANPGFGKVFTDHMVVARYSAGRGWHDARIQAREAIPLDPAAAVLHYAQEIFEGLKAYRTADGGAALFRPEANALRFRRSAERMAMAPFPEDAFVEAMRKLVALDRAWIPDTPDGSLYLRPFMIASEAFLGVKPASEYLFVTIASAVGSYFKDPTGTVTVWVSEHFTRAAPGGTGAAKCGGNYAASLAAQSEAAAQGCEQVVFLDAAERRFIEELGGMNVFFVFEDGTLVTPPLSDSILPGITRDSVITLAREAGLTVRQEPYTIDAWRADVRAGRLTEAFACGTAAVITPIGTVKGREESFTIGNGKAGPVAQRLRSLLVDIQRGNTNDAHGWFQKVF comes from the coding sequence GTGAGCGACCTGACCTTCGAGATCCAAAGTCATCCCGCCCCGCGGACCGCCGACGAGCGGGCCGCGCTGATGGCGAATCCGGGCTTCGGGAAGGTGTTCACCGACCACATGGTGGTGGCGCGCTACTCGGCCGGCCGCGGATGGCACGACGCGCGGATCCAGGCGCGCGAAGCGATCCCGCTCGATCCCGCCGCCGCCGTGCTGCACTACGCCCAGGAGATCTTCGAGGGCCTCAAGGCCTACCGCACGGCCGATGGCGGCGCCGCGCTGTTCCGGCCCGAAGCCAACGCCCTGCGCTTCCGGCGCTCGGCCGAGCGCATGGCCATGGCGCCCTTCCCCGAGGATGCCTTCGTCGAGGCGATGCGCAAACTCGTCGCGCTCGACCGCGCCTGGATCCCCGACACGCCGGACGGCAGCCTCTATCTGCGTCCGTTCATGATCGCCAGCGAGGCCTTCCTCGGCGTGAAGCCGGCCTCGGAATACCTGTTCGTGACGATCGCCTCGGCGGTGGGTTCCTACTTCAAGGATCCGACCGGGACCGTCACGGTCTGGGTCTCGGAGCACTTCACCCGCGCGGCCCCGGGCGGCACCGGCGCGGCCAAGTGCGGCGGCAACTACGCGGCGAGCCTCGCGGCGCAGTCGGAGGCGGCCGCGCAGGGCTGCGAGCAGGTCGTGTTCCTCGACGCGGCCGAGCGCCGCTTCATCGAGGAGCTCGGCGGCATGAACGTGTTCTTCGTCTTCGAGGACGGCACGCTGGTGACCCCGCCGCTCTCGGACAGCATCCTGCCGGGCATCACCCGCGACTCGGTGATCACCCTGGCGCGTGAGGCCGGCCTGACCGTCAGGCAGGAGCCCTACACGATCGACGCGTGGCGCGCCGACGTGCGGGCGGGCCGCCTGACCGAAGCCTTCGCCTGCGGCACAGCCGCGGTGATCACGCCGATCGGCACCGTGAAGGGCCGCGAGGAGAGCTTCACCATCGGGAACGGCAAGGCCGGCCCCGTGGCCCAGCGGCTGCGGAGCCTGCTCGTCGACATCCAGCGGGGCAACACCAACGATGCCCATGGCTGGTTCCAGAAGGTGTTCTAG
- the oxlT gene encoding oxalate/formate MFS antiporter, translated as MERQDSPSAKWWQLAFGVICMAMIANLQYGWTLFVDPIDQRYHWGRAAIQLAFTLFVATETWLVPVEAWFVDRYGPKIVVAFGGVMIALAWTINAYADSLAMLYLGAVIAGIGAGSVYGTCVGNALKWFPHRRGLAAGATAAGFGAGAAITVVPIARMIASSGYQDAFLYFGIGQGAVVLALAFLLRKPSTTTPVQRKSLRLPQTKVDRSPREAVRTPVFWVMYAMFVMVASGGLMAAAQIAPIAHDFQVAGVPVSLFGLQMAALTLAISLDRIFDGFGRPFFGYVSDNIGRENTMFIAFSTAALAVIVLLTYGHIPMVFVLATAVYFGVFGEIYSLFPATCGDTFGSKYAASNAGLLYTAKGTAAFLVPFASILSAAYGWSAVFTLIIVLNVTAAAMAMFVLRPMRARYLAAEEHPAAIAPQPIRAA; from the coding sequence ATGGAACGCCAGGATTCGCCGTCGGCGAAATGGTGGCAGCTCGCCTTCGGCGTGATCTGCATGGCCATGATCGCCAACCTGCAATACGGATGGACGCTGTTCGTCGACCCGATCGACCAGCGCTACCACTGGGGCCGCGCGGCGATCCAGCTCGCGTTCACGCTGTTCGTCGCCACAGAGACTTGGCTGGTGCCCGTCGAGGCGTGGTTCGTCGACCGCTACGGTCCGAAGATCGTGGTCGCCTTCGGCGGCGTGATGATCGCCCTGGCCTGGACAATCAACGCCTACGCCGACAGCCTGGCGATGCTCTATCTGGGCGCCGTGATCGCCGGCATCGGTGCGGGCTCGGTCTACGGCACCTGCGTCGGCAACGCGCTCAAGTGGTTCCCCCACCGCCGCGGCCTCGCCGCCGGCGCCACGGCGGCCGGCTTCGGCGCCGGCGCAGCCATTACGGTGGTGCCGATCGCCCGCATGATCGCGTCCAGCGGCTACCAGGACGCTTTCCTGTATTTTGGAATCGGTCAGGGCGCCGTCGTGCTGGCCCTCGCCTTCCTGCTGCGCAAGCCGTCGACCACCACGCCGGTTCAGCGCAAGAGCCTGCGCCTGCCCCAGACCAAGGTCGACCGCAGCCCCCGCGAGGCGGTGCGCACCCCGGTCTTCTGGGTCATGTACGCCATGTTCGTGATGGTCGCCTCCGGCGGCCTGATGGCAGCGGCGCAGATCGCCCCGATCGCCCACGACTTCCAGGTGGCCGGCGTTCCGGTGAGCCTGTTCGGCCTCCAGATGGCGGCGCTGACGCTGGCGATCTCGCTCGACCGGATCTTCGACGGGTTCGGGCGCCCGTTCTTCGGCTATGTCTCCGATAACATCGGCCGCGAGAACACGATGTTCATCGCCTTCTCGACGGCGGCGCTGGCGGTGATCGTGCTGCTGACCTACGGTCACATCCCGATGGTGTTCGTCCTGGCCACCGCGGTGTATTTTGGAGTGTTCGGCGAGATCTACTCGCTGTTCCCGGCAACCTGCGGCGACACATTCGGCTCCAAATACGCCGCCAGCAATGCCGGCCTGCTCTACACCGCCAAGGGCACCGCGGCCTTCCTCGTTCCCTTCGCCAGCATCCTTTCGGCAGCCTACGGCTGGTCGGCGGTGTTCACGCTGATCATCGTCCTCAACGTGACGGCAGCGGCGATGGCGATGTTCGTCCTGCGCCCGATGCGGGCCCGCTACCTCGCCGCGGAGGAGCATCCCGCGGCGATCGCCCCTCAACCGATCCGGGCGGCGTGA
- the oxc gene encoding oxalyl-CoA decarboxylase, translated as MTALAKIVHPAPEVEAEPDLTDGFHLVIDALKLNGIETIYGVPGIPITDLGRMAQAEGMRVISFRHEQHAGNAAAIAGFLTQKPGICLTVSAPGFLNGLTALANATTNCFPMILISGSSEREIVDLQQGDYEEMDQLAIAKPLCKAAFRVLHAADIGIGVARAIRAACSGRPGGVYLDLPAKLFAQVMDAEAGQKSLVKVIDPAPAQHPAPEAIARALEVLKSAKRPLIVLGKGAAYAQADEAIRALVETSGIPYVPMSMAKGLLPDTHPLSAGAARSTALKDSDVVLLIGARLNWLLSHGKGKSWGEPGSTKFIQIDIEPREMDSNVEIVAPVVGDIASCVHALLDGMGKGWQQPPSDWIETLKTKREANVAKMAPKLMSNASPMTFHAALGALRTIVKERPDAILVNEGANTLDLARGIIDMYQPRKRLDVGTWGIMGIGMGFAVAAAVETGKPVLCVEGDSAFGFSGMEVETICRYGLPVCIVVFNNNGIYRGTDTDPTGRDPATTVFVPDSRYDKMMEAFGGVGYHVTTPDELTRAVNEAMNSGRPALVNAVIDPAAGSESGNIGSLNPQSGIKKKK; from the coding sequence ATGACCGCACTCGCCAAGATCGTTCACCCCGCACCCGAGGTCGAGGCGGAGCCCGATCTGACCGACGGCTTCCACCTCGTCATCGACGCGCTCAAGCTCAACGGCATCGAGACGATCTACGGTGTCCCGGGCATCCCGATCACCGATCTCGGCCGCATGGCCCAGGCCGAAGGGATGCGGGTGATCTCGTTCCGCCACGAGCAGCATGCCGGCAACGCGGCGGCGATCGCGGGCTTCCTCACCCAGAAGCCGGGCATCTGCCTCACCGTCTCGGCCCCGGGCTTCCTCAACGGCCTGACCGCTCTGGCCAACGCGACCACCAACTGCTTCCCGATGATCCTGATCTCGGGCTCCTCCGAGCGTGAGATCGTCGACCTTCAGCAGGGCGACTACGAGGAGATGGACCAGCTCGCCATCGCCAAGCCCCTGTGCAAGGCGGCCTTCCGCGTGCTGCACGCCGCCGATATCGGCATCGGCGTCGCCCGCGCGATCCGCGCCGCCTGCTCCGGCCGTCCGGGCGGCGTCTACCTCGACCTGCCCGCCAAGCTGTTCGCCCAGGTGATGGACGCCGAGGCCGGCCAGAAGTCGCTGGTCAAGGTGATCGATCCGGCGCCCGCCCAGCACCCCGCTCCCGAGGCGATCGCCCGGGCGCTCGAGGTCCTGAAATCCGCCAAGCGGCCGCTGATCGTGCTCGGCAAGGGCGCCGCCTACGCCCAGGCCGACGAGGCGATCCGCGCGCTCGTCGAGACGAGCGGCATCCCCTACGTGCCGATGAGCATGGCCAAGGGCCTCCTGCCCGACACCCACCCGCTTTCGGCCGGCGCGGCGCGCTCCACGGCGCTGAAGGACTCGGACGTGGTGCTGCTGATCGGCGCCCGTCTCAACTGGCTCCTGTCGCACGGCAAGGGCAAGAGCTGGGGCGAGCCGGGCTCGACCAAGTTCATCCAGATCGACATCGAGCCCCGCGAGATGGACTCGAACGTCGAGATCGTGGCCCCGGTGGTCGGCGACATCGCCTCATGCGTGCACGCGCTGCTCGACGGCATGGGCAAGGGCTGGCAGCAGCCCCCGTCCGACTGGATCGAGACGCTCAAGACCAAGCGCGAGGCGAACGTCGCCAAGATGGCGCCGAAGCTCATGAGCAACGCCTCGCCCATGACCTTCCACGCCGCGCTCGGAGCGCTCCGCACCATCGTGAAGGAGCGGCCGGACGCGATCCTGGTCAACGAGGGCGCCAACACCCTCGACCTCGCCCGGGGCATCATCGACATGTACCAGCCGCGCAAGCGCCTGGACGTCGGCACCTGGGGCATCATGGGCATCGGCATGGGCTTCGCCGTCGCGGCCGCCGTCGAGACCGGCAAGCCGGTGCTCTGCGTGGAGGGTGACAGCGCCTTCGGCTTCTCCGGCATGGAGGTCGAGACGATCTGCCGGTACGGCCTGCCGGTCTGCATCGTGGTGTTCAACAACAACGGCATCTACCGCGGCACCGACACGGATCCGACCGGTCGCGACCCGGCCACCACCGTGTTCGTGCCGGATTCCCGCTACGACAAGATGATGGAGGCCTTCGGCGGCGTCGGCTACCACGTCACCACGCCGGACGAGCTGACCCGCGCGGTCAATGAGGCGATGAACTCGGGCCGTCCCGCCCTGGTCAACGCCGTCATCGACCCGGCGGCCGGCAGCGAGAGCGGCAACATCGGCAGCCTCAACCCGCAGAGCGGGATCAAGAAGAAGAAGTGA
- a CDS encoding alpha/beta hydrolase yields the protein MIDPDLAGRLQFRHRLPTHEPLPPGRHDLGLFAERDAVLVVPEGLDPRRPCRLVVLFHGGGGSAERILPMLEEHARAERFLLLVPQSLFPTWDIVIAGHGPDRERIAAALAAVADRFLLDPEHLCFAGHSDGGSYTLSLGLANGDVARQLIVSSAGFLSVHLQVGAPRIFLSHGIRDEQIPIDRSARVHVPKLRDAGYDVTYVEYDGPHVHQPPVVAQAVAFFLAAAGAA from the coding sequence ATGATCGACCCCGACCTCGCGGGACGCCTCCAGTTCCGCCACCGTCTGCCCACGCACGAGCCTCTCCCCCCGGGCCGGCATGACCTCGGCCTCTTCGCCGAGCGCGACGCCGTGCTGGTGGTTCCCGAAGGCCTCGATCCGCGCCGGCCCTGCCGACTCGTCGTTCTGTTTCACGGTGGCGGCGGCAGCGCGGAGCGTATCCTGCCGATGCTGGAGGAGCACGCGCGGGCCGAGCGTTTCCTGCTCCTCGTCCCGCAATCGCTGTTTCCGACCTGGGACATCGTCATCGCCGGCCACGGGCCCGACCGGGAGCGCATTGCGGCGGCCCTCGCGGCCGTAGCGGACCGGTTCCTGCTCGATCCGGAGCACCTCTGCTTTGCCGGACACTCGGACGGCGGCAGCTACACGCTCTCCCTCGGACTCGCCAACGGTGACGTGGCGCGCCAGCTCATCGTCTCGTCGGCCGGCTTCCTCTCGGTGCATCTGCAGGTCGGCGCGCCGCGGATCTTCCTGTCGCACGGCATCCGGGACGAGCAGATCCCGATCGATCGGAGCGCACGCGTCCACGTGCCCAAGCTGCGGGATGCCGGCTACGACGTGACCTATGTCGAGTACGACGGCCCCCACGTGCACCAGCCGCCAGTCGTAGCGCAGGCTGTGGCGTTCTTCCTGGCGGCTGCGGGCGCCGCGTAG
- the frc gene encoding formyl-CoA transferase, with product MSKPLEGIKIIDFTHVQAGPACTQLLAWFGADVIKVERPGAGDVTRTQLRHVEDADALYFTMLNSNKRSLTLDTKTQAGKEVLEKLIKDSDVMVENFGPGALDRMGFSWARIQELNPGMILASVKGFSDGHHYEDLKVYENVAQCAGGAASTTGFWDGPPTVSAAALGDSNTGMHLAIGILTALHQKNKTGKGQKVAVSMQDSVINLCRVKLRDQQRLDALGYLEEYPQYPHGEFSDVVPRGGNAGGGGQPGWVLKCKGWETDPNAYIYFTIQGHAWAPICKALGHEEWITDPAYNTPRARQDKIFDIFKTIEEWLADKTKFEAVDILRTYDIPCAPVLSMKEIAEDKSLRESGTVVEVAHPKLGKYLTVGSPIKFSDMQVEVKASPLLGEHTDEVLEGLGYTQEQIRAMHEARAV from the coding sequence ATGAGCAAGCCGCTGGAAGGCATCAAGATTATCGACTTCACGCACGTTCAGGCCGGTCCTGCCTGCACGCAGCTCCTCGCGTGGTTCGGCGCCGACGTGATCAAGGTCGAGCGCCCCGGCGCCGGCGACGTGACCCGCACGCAGCTGCGCCACGTCGAGGACGCGGACGCGCTCTACTTCACGATGCTGAACTCGAACAAGCGCTCGCTCACCCTCGACACCAAGACCCAGGCCGGCAAGGAAGTCCTCGAGAAGCTCATCAAGGACTCCGACGTCATGGTCGAGAATTTCGGCCCCGGCGCCCTCGACCGTATGGGCTTCTCCTGGGCGCGTATCCAGGAACTGAACCCGGGCATGATCCTGGCCTCGGTGAAGGGCTTCTCGGACGGCCATCATTATGAGGACCTGAAGGTCTACGAGAACGTCGCCCAGTGCGCGGGCGGTGCCGCCTCGACCACGGGCTTCTGGGACGGGCCGCCCACCGTCAGCGCCGCGGCGCTCGGCGACTCCAACACCGGCATGCACCTCGCCATCGGCATCCTCACGGCGCTTCATCAGAAGAACAAGACCGGCAAGGGCCAGAAGGTCGCCGTGTCGATGCAGGACTCGGTGATCAACCTCTGCCGGGTGAAGCTGCGCGACCAGCAGCGCCTCGACGCCCTCGGCTACCTCGAGGAGTACCCGCAGTACCCGCACGGCGAGTTCTCCGACGTGGTGCCGCGCGGCGGCAACGCGGGCGGCGGCGGTCAGCCGGGCTGGGTTCTGAAGTGCAAGGGCTGGGAGACCGACCCGAACGCCTACATCTACTTCACCATCCAGGGCCATGCCTGGGCGCCGATCTGCAAGGCGCTCGGCCACGAGGAGTGGATCACCGATCCGGCCTACAACACCCCGCGGGCTCGGCAGGATAAGATCTTCGACATCTTCAAGACGATCGAGGAGTGGCTCGCCGACAAGACCAAATTCGAGGCGGTCGACATCCTGCGCACCTACGACATTCCCTGTGCGCCGGTGCTGTCGATGAAGGAGATCGCCGAGGACAAGTCCCTGCGCGAGAGCGGAACCGTCGTCGAGGTGGCGCACCCGAAGCTCGGCAAATACCTGACCGTCGGAAGCCCGATCAAGTTCTCCGACATGCAGGTCGAGGTGAAGGCCTCGCCGCTGCTGGGCGAGCACACCGACGAGGTGCTGGAAGGCCTCGGCTACACGCAGGAGCAGATCCGGGCGATGCACGAGGCCCGCGCGGTCTGA
- a CDS encoding PAS domain-containing protein: MALAQRSDDIVGLAAAIGDAVVVSDPDGAITVWNPAAERIFGFSAAEALGRTLDLITPERHRRRHWDGYAKTMRTGVTRYGAETLRVPALHKDGRQLSIAFTVGMVRDASDQVTGIVAVIRDETERWAEEKRLRQRVADLEAAADRS, from the coding sequence ATGGCACTGGCGCAGAGGTCGGACGACATCGTCGGACTGGCCGCGGCCATCGGGGACGCCGTGGTGGTGTCGGACCCGGACGGTGCGATCACTGTCTGGAACCCGGCCGCCGAGCGCATCTTCGGCTTCAGCGCCGCCGAGGCGTTGGGCCGCACGCTCGACCTGATCACGCCCGAGCGACACCGTCGTCGCCACTGGGACGGATACGCGAAGACCATGCGTACCGGCGTCACTCGCTACGGGGCAGAGACCCTGAGGGTGCCGGCGCTCCACAAGGACGGCCGCCAGCTCTCCATCGCCTTCACGGTTGGGATGGTGCGGGACGCCTCCGACCAAGTGACCGGCATCGTCGCGGTGATCCGCGACGAGACCGAGCGCTGGGCCGAGGAGAAGCGCCTCCGCCAGCGCGTCGCCGACCTCGAAGCCGCCGCGGACCGGTCCTGA
- a CDS encoding LPS biosynthesis protein, whose product MNMEIRKAEGQPVTTIDRQQAIAESLRQIARMSRFADRKKGIRSYQTHAKNDPWIPILFILCFVMPVLAGAIYYGLIASNRYVSEARFAIRPAIGASDKGMSEAAGSSSSSSGQNQMAAQDTMITREYILSRPMVEIIEAQLPLRQWFSDDSIDYFSRFDPEKPIEKFVRYWKRRVEVDVEAGSGIMSVTVAAFDPEKSLAIARAVMKEAERMVNDLSVKSRTEAMAESTRELKLAEERMTKIRLETRDLRNRQGVLDAEKSNLANLKMISELRAARINLAVQLAIGQRDLGPDSRRILDIKQQIRDLDENIAHIEQQAASQDPSQKGLLSDALTRFETLETERKNAEKYYQQVLTAYERSRIIAARQVEFFSPIVEPVKAESSVEPRRMLMTSLIAVGAGLLFAAAMFARKMMA is encoded by the coding sequence ATGAACATGGAGATCCGGAAAGCCGAGGGGCAGCCGGTCACGACCATCGATCGGCAGCAGGCGATCGCCGAGTCTCTTCGGCAGATCGCGCGCATGTCGCGCTTCGCCGATCGCAAGAAGGGCATTCGGTCCTATCAGACCCACGCCAAGAACGACCCTTGGATCCCAATCCTCTTCATCCTGTGCTTCGTCATGCCGGTACTGGCCGGAGCGATCTATTACGGGCTGATCGCGTCGAATCGGTATGTCAGCGAGGCGCGCTTCGCGATCCGTCCGGCGATCGGAGCATCCGACAAGGGAATGTCGGAAGCGGCGGGTTCCTCCAGCAGCTCCAGCGGCCAGAATCAGATGGCCGCGCAGGACACGATGATCACCCGCGAGTACATCCTGAGCCGGCCGATGGTGGAGATCATCGAGGCGCAGCTACCGCTGCGCCAGTGGTTCAGCGACGACAGCATCGACTATTTCTCTCGCTTCGATCCTGAGAAGCCCATCGAGAAGTTCGTCCGGTACTGGAAGCGGCGCGTCGAAGTCGACGTCGAAGCGGGCTCGGGCATCATGTCGGTGACCGTCGCGGCCTTCGATCCCGAAAAGTCTCTCGCCATCGCCAGGGCGGTGATGAAAGAGGCTGAGCGGATGGTGAACGACCTCAGCGTCAAATCTCGCACGGAGGCCATGGCGGAGAGCACTCGCGAGTTGAAACTCGCCGAGGAGAGGATGACCAAGATCCGCCTCGAAACCCGGGATTTGCGCAACCGGCAGGGTGTGCTCGACGCGGAGAAGTCGAACCTCGCCAACCTGAAGATGATCTCGGAACTGCGCGCCGCCCGCATCAACCTCGCGGTGCAGCTCGCGATCGGCCAGCGGGACCTCGGGCCGGACTCGCGCCGGATCCTCGACATCAAGCAGCAGATCAGGGATCTCGACGAGAACATCGCCCATATCGAGCAGCAGGCGGCAAGCCAGGACCCTTCGCAGAAGGGCCTGCTGTCCGACGCACTGACACGCTTCGAGACGCTGGAAACCGAGCGGAAGAACGCCGAGAAGTACTACCAGCAGGTGCTGACCGCCTATGAGCGGTCACGCATCATCGCGGCCCGACAGGTGGAGTTCTTCAGCCCGATCGTCGAACCCGTGAAGGCGGAATCCTCGGTCGAGCCGCGGCGGATGCTGATGACCAGCCTGATCGCCGTGGGCGCCGGGCTGCTGTTCGCCGCCGCCATGTTCGCCCGGAAAATGATGGCCTGA
- a CDS encoding general stress protein has translation MTTRALTALFDDYEAAARAVDQLEAAGIPHGDISIISNRTKTAPSRPQPSDTAAPVTAEAVDAAGTGATVGTVLGGGAGLLAGLGLLAIPGLGPVVAAGWLVTALTGAGVGAAAGGLIGGLTGAGLSEGEAETYAEGVRRGGTLVTVRADEAQADRALNLLNRAGSIDLDERAEGWRAQGWTGGTVGPAADRTASRVPPEL, from the coding sequence ATGACCACACGCGCCCTGACCGCCTTGTTCGACGATTATGAAGCCGCCGCGCGTGCGGTGGACCAGCTGGAGGCGGCGGGGATTCCCCACGGCGACATCAGCATCATCTCGAACCGGACCAAGACCGCACCGTCGAGACCGCAACCGTCCGACACCGCCGCGCCTGTCACCGCAGAGGCGGTCGACGCCGCCGGCACGGGGGCCACGGTCGGCACGGTCCTGGGCGGCGGTGCGGGCCTGCTTGCCGGCCTCGGGCTGCTCGCGATCCCGGGTCTGGGCCCCGTGGTCGCCGCCGGATGGCTCGTGACCGCCCTGACGGGCGCCGGCGTCGGAGCCGCGGCCGGAGGCCTGATCGGCGGTTTGACCGGGGCAGGACTGAGCGAGGGCGAGGCCGAAACCTATGCCGAGGGCGTACGCCGGGGCGGTACTCTGGTCACCGTGCGGGCCGACGAGGCCCAGGCGGATCGTGCCTTGAACCTGCTGAACCGGGCGGGCTCGATTGACCTCGACGAGCGTGCGGAAGGCTGGCGCGCGCAAGGTTGGACCGGCGGCACGGTCGGACCGGCCGCGGACCGGACAGCATCGCGGGTGCCCCCCGAACTCTGA